CAGCACCGGGTGGAGCAGTTGTTCTGCGTCCCGGTGATGCTGAACCGACTGCTCGCACTGCCCGACCACCAGGTCGCCGCGGCCGACCTGTCCGCACTGCGGTTGATCGTCACCAGCGGGTCGGCACTGTCACCGGCCAGCGTGCGCGCGACCGCGGCCCGCTTCGGGCCGGTGCTGCACAACCTCTACGGCTCGACCGAGGTGTCCTGGGTGAGCGTGGCCGGGCCCGGCGACCTGGCCCAGGACCCCGGGTCGGCCGGGCGGCCGCCGCTGGGCACGCGGCTGACCGTCCTGGACCCGGACGGCCTGCCCTGCCCGATCGGGGTCAGCGGGCGGATCTTCGTGGGCAACTCGATGTTGTTCGACGGCTATACCGACGCTGCCGGCGTGGCCACCAACGCGGACGGCCTGATGCCGACCGGCGACTTCGGGCACGTGGACCTCCGCGGCCGCCTGCACGTCGACGGCCGGGAGGACGACCTCGTGGTCTGCGGCGGGGAGAACGTGTTCTGCGGCGAGGTCACCGACGTGCTGTCCGACGTCGCGGGCATCACCGACGTGGCGGTGGTCGGGGTGCCCGACGCCGACCTCGGCCAGCGCCTGGCGGCGTTCGTGGTCACCGCCGCGGGTTCGACGCTGACCGCGGAGGACATCCGGGCGATCGTGCGCGAGCGCCTGGCCCGCCACGCGGTCCCCCGCGACGTGACCTTCCTCGACGAGCTGCCGCGCAACGCCGCCGGCAAGGTCCTGGCCCGGGTACTGCGCCAGGACCGCGACTGACCGGACCTGACGGGGCGTCAGGAATGACCGGGACCGCATCGCCGACCGCCGCCGACGTGGTGGTCGTCGGCGGCGGGCACAACGGGTTGGTCGCCGCGACGCTGCTGGTCCGCTCCGGCTTGTCGGTGATCGTCGCCGAGGCCGCCGAGGTGTTCGGCGGCGCCGCCCGCACCGAGCACCCGTTCGCCTCCGCCCCGCGGCTGAGGCAGTCCACCGGCGCGTACCTGCTCGGGCTGATGCCCCCGGAGCTGATCCGGCTGCTCGAACTCGACCTGCCCACCCTGCGCCGCGACCCGCACTACGCCCTGCCCGCCGCGGTCGGCTCCGGGCTGCCGTCGCTGCTGCTCGGCGCCGACGGGGCCGCCAACCGGCAGGCGCTGCAGGCCGCCTTCTCCCCCGCCGATGCCCGGGCCGACGACGCGCTCGGCGCGGAGTTGGCCGCCTTCCGCGAGGACCTGGCACCGGCCTGGCTCACCGAACCGGAGTCGGTGGAGGCCACCGCGGAACGCTGGATCCGGCCGGGGTTGCGGGAGAAGTTCGTCGCGTTGTGCCGCGGCTCGGTGGTCGAGTACCTGGATCGGTTCGGCTTCGTCGGCCAACGGCTGCCGGCCATGTACGCGGTGACCGACGGGATCTCCGGGCTGACCGCCGGTCCCGACGACCCGGGCACCGGCCACAACTTCCTGGCGCACAACATGTGCCGGCTGCCCGCCGCCGGCGGGACCTGGATGATCGTGGCCGGCGGGATGGGCACGGTGGCAGCGCGGCTGGCCGACGCGGCGCGACTGGCCGGTGCCGACCTGCGGCGCGGCAGCGCGGTCACCCGCATCGGCACCACCGGCGGCGTGGTCGACGGGGTCGAGACCGCGACCGGGCAGAGCATCCGGGCCCGCGTCGTGCTGGTGGCCTGCGACCCGTTCCGGCTGCCGGGGCTGGTCGGCGCGGACGTGCTGCCCATCGATCTGATCCAACGTCTGGATCGGCTCTACCGGCCGGGCGTGACGATGAAGGTGAACCTCGCGCTGGCCCGGCCACCGCGCTTCCCCGGTCTCGGCGGGCGTTCTTCCGGGGGCGCGACCGTGCACCTGCTGCCCGGCGAGGATCGGCCGCTGGATGCCGTGCGCGAGATGTGGCGGCAGGTCCAGGCCGGCGTGCTGCCGGAGTTCCCCACGATCGAGTGGTATCTGCACACTACCGTCGACCCGAGCCTGACCGAGCCGGACGGCCCGCACTCATCGGCGCTGTTCGTGCAGTCGGTGCCGCACGTCCCGGCCGGATCCACCTGGGCGGCGGAGGTCGACGGTTACGTGGCCCGACTGCTGGCCGTCTGCGACCGGTTCGCGCCGGGCACGACCGCATCGGTGATAGACGTGCACGCGCTGCCGCCGCCGCGCATCGCCGAGCACTTCGGGATCACCGGCGGGCACATCCACCACGTCGACAACACGTTCGCGTTCGACGCCCGGATGCCCTACGCGACCGGGGTCCCGGGCCTCTACGCGGGATCGGCGGGCTGCCACCCGGCCGGCTCCGTGATCGGGGCCGCGGGGCACAACGCGGCCGCCCGAATTCTGCGCGATCTGCGTTGACGGCCGCTCCACATCGCTGGGACCGCCGTGACGCCCGGAACGGCGCGTTGCGTCCCGGGCGTCACGTAGTTGTTCAGCAGTCGACGGCTCCTAGTGCTTCACGACGATCATCTTGAGTCCGTAGAGCAGGACCAACGCGACGGACCCCAGGCACAGGTAGCCCATGAACTGCCCGAGTCTCGGGTCCACCATGCGGCTCCTCGGGTCGGCGTCCTTGGCAGCCAGTCCGACCAACCCGCCCGCGACCAGCACGACCACCGTGACCGCGACGCCCATCGTGACCAGGGCGACCTCGCCCAGCGGGCCCCACTTGATGTCGACCTTCATCTCGACTCCTCCGTACCAGGTCCGGTCGCGGTCACGCCGCGCTCATCGCCAGGTCGCCGACGCGCGTCGGGGTGGTGTCCTCGACGTCGTTGACGTTGTGCGCGCCGACCGGGTTACGCCGCGAGGCGACGAAGATGGCGAACGCGATCCCGGCGCCGACCAGGCCGACGATGATCGTCCCGACCTGTCCCCGCTCGGCGACGCCACCGGCCACCGCTCCCACGCAGGCAGCAGCGGGCAGGGTCAGCGCCCACGCGGTGACCATCTGGCGGGCGACGCCCCACTTGACCGAGGCCAGTCGCTTGCCGGCGCCGGCGCCGAAGATGGCCCCGGTGCACACGTGGGTGGTCGACAGCGCGAAGCCCAGGTGTGCCGAGGTCAGGATGGCCACCGCGCTGGAGGTCTCGGCGGCGAAGCCCTGCGGGCTTTCGATGTCGCTGATCTTCTTGCCCATAGTCTGGATGATCTTCCAGCCGCCCAGGCAGGTGCCCAGCGCGATACCCAGACCACAAGCAGCGATCACCCACAGCGGCGGGTTCGAGCCCTTGGGCAGGATCCCCGCGGTGATCATCGTGAGCGTGATGATGCCCATCGTCTTCTGACCGTCGTTGCTGCCGTGGGCGAGTGCCACCGTCGAGGCCGAGGCCACCTGGGCCCAGCGGAAGCCCCGGCGCATCGGCTCGTGCGGCGAGGTCGCGGTGATCCGGTAGGCCAGGAACGTCGCCGTCAGGGCGACCACGCCGGCGATGATCGGGGACAGCACGGCGGGCAGCAGGATCTTGCTGATCACGGTGCCGAAGTTGATGGCACCGGAGCCGGCCGCGACCCAGGTCGCCCCGATCAGGCCACCGAACAGTGCGTGCGAGGAACTGGACGGCAGGCCGACCAGCCACGTCCCGAGGTTCCACAGGATGGCCCCGATGAGGCCTCCGAAGATCACCGTTGGAGTGACCTTCGATTCCTGGACCAGGCCACTGGAGATGGTCTTGGCCACCTCGACGGACAGGAACGCACCGACCAGATTGAACACGCCGGCGACGACGACGGCGACGCGCGGCTTGAGCGCACCGGTCGCGATGGCGGTGGCCATCGCGTTGGCGGTGTCGTGAAAGCCGTTGGTGAAGTCGAACGCGAGCGCAGTCAGGATGACGGCAATCACGATGACCGAGTAACCCATCGAATCCTCCGGCGGGTTTCGAAGATCGAGGCAGGCGCGACGTTAGGGGTACCTCACAAACGCCGGATGAACGGTGCGCGTCCGCTGGGGTACAAGGCTCACGACGGGTTCCGCGGGCCATGCGAAGGCGGCCGGCACCGGTGTTACCGGAAAGAAACCGGAAACCGGCCGAACCGGTTCACAAGCCGGGTGCCGGCAAGCCCATTCGCCGCGGCGGGCGACTACCCTTTGAGCTGGGGATTGCAGGCACCCCGACAGCATCGCCACGGGCGGGAAGAGGTCGAGTCAGGTCGTGTCACCCAGCAGCGAATCCAATCCGATGACCGGGTTCGGGCCCAACGAGTGGCTCGTCGACGAGATCTACCAGTCCTACCTCCAGGACCCGAACTCGGTGGACCACGCCTGGTGGGACTTCTTCGCCGACTACCAGCCCGGCACCGACGGGGCGGCTCGATCCGCGACGCGTTCGTCCGGCCCGCCGCCGACCGCCGCCCCGCCGCCCGCGGCTGCTGCCCCCACGCCGGCCCCGGTGGCCGAGGCGAAGAAACAGCCGGCCGTGCCCAGCCCGGCCGGCGACGCCGACGTGAAGACCCTGCGCGGCCCGGCCGCCCGCGTCGTCACCAACATGGAGGCCAGCCTCGCGGTCCCCACCGCGACCTCGGTCCGCTCCGTGCCCGGGAAGCTGCTGATCGACAACCGCATCGTGATCAACAACCACCTGCGCCGGTCCCGTGGCGGCAAGGTCTCCTTCACCCACGTGATCGGCTTCGCGTTGGTGCGCGCGATCGCCGCCGTCCCGGCGATCAACGCCGGCTTCGCCGTCGTGGACGGCAAGCCCGCGCTGGCCCAGCCGGCCCACGTGAACCTCGGCCTCGCCAT
The sequence above is a segment of the Sporichthyaceae bacterium genome. Coding sequences within it:
- a CDS encoding NAD(P)/FAD-dependent oxidoreductase, whose protein sequence is MTGTASPTAADVVVVGGGHNGLVAATLLVRSGLSVIVAEAAEVFGGAARTEHPFASAPRLRQSTGAYLLGLMPPELIRLLELDLPTLRRDPHYALPAAVGSGLPSLLLGADGAANRQALQAAFSPADARADDALGAELAAFREDLAPAWLTEPESVEATAERWIRPGLREKFVALCRGSVVEYLDRFGFVGQRLPAMYAVTDGISGLTAGPDDPGTGHNFLAHNMCRLPAAGGTWMIVAGGMGTVAARLADAARLAGADLRRGSAVTRIGTTGGVVDGVETATGQSIRARVVLVACDPFRLPGLVGADVLPIDLIQRLDRLYRPGVTMKVNLALARPPRFPGLGGRSSGGATVHLLPGEDRPLDAVREMWRQVQAGVLPEFPTIEWYLHTTVDPSLTEPDGPHSSALFVQSVPHVPAGSTWAAEVDGYVARLLAVCDRFAPGTTASVIDVHALPPPRIAEHFGITGGHIHHVDNTFAFDARMPYATGVPGLYAGSAGCHPAGSVIGAAGHNAAARILRDLR
- a CDS encoding anion permease, encoding MGYSVIVIAVILTALAFDFTNGFHDTANAMATAIATGALKPRVAVVVAGVFNLVGAFLSVEVAKTISSGLVQESKVTPTVIFGGLIGAILWNLGTWLVGLPSSSSHALFGGLIGATWVAAGSGAINFGTVISKILLPAVLSPIIAGVVALTATFLAYRITATSPHEPMRRGFRWAQVASASTVALAHGSNDGQKTMGIITLTMITAGILPKGSNPPLWVIAACGLGIALGTCLGGWKIIQTMGKKISDIESPQGFAAETSSAVAILTSAHLGFALSTTHVCTGAIFGAGAGKRLASVKWGVARQMVTAWALTLPAAACVGAVAGGVAERGQVGTIIVGLVGAGIAFAIFVASRRNPVGAHNVNDVEDTTPTRVGDLAMSAA